One genomic window of Mesorhizobium loti includes the following:
- a CDS encoding IS6 family transposase gives MTVSAPTYKNHRYPIEIMARAVWLYFRFNLSLRDVEEMLLDRGIVVSYETIRRWCRKHGPDYARRIRRKSPTKDDVWHLDEVAVRINGQKCWLWRAVDQEGYVLDEIVQTRRNTKAARRLLTRLLKKQGLPPKRMITDKLRSYGAAQRQVMPNVEHRSHKGLNNRAENSHLPFRKRERTRQGFRSVGSLQHFVSIFSAVRNLFVPSQTNRSAAQIRTHRRQAMAAWEAVSARPA, from the coding sequence ATGACCGTGAGTGCACCGACCTACAAGAACCACCGCTATCCGATCGAAATCATGGCCCGTGCTGTCTGGCTCTACTTCCGCTTCAATCTGAGCCTGCGCGATGTCGAGGAAATGCTGCTCGATCGCGGGATCGTCGTTTCCTACGAGACCATCCGCCGATGGTGCCGAAAGCACGGCCCTGATTATGCGCGCCGCATACGCCGCAAGTCGCCGACGAAAGATGATGTCTGGCATCTGGATGAAGTCGCGGTGCGCATCAACGGTCAGAAATGCTGGTTGTGGAGAGCGGTTGATCAGGAGGGATATGTGCTCGACGAGATTGTCCAGACACGTCGCAACACCAAGGCCGCCAGGCGCCTGCTGACGCGACTTCTGAAGAAGCAGGGCCTGCCGCCAAAGCGTATGATCACCGACAAACTGCGCTCCTACGGGGCGGCCCAACGCCAGGTCATGCCGAACGTGGAACACCGCTCGCATAAAGGCTTGAACAACCGGGCGGAGAATTCTCACCTGCCGTTCCGAAAACGGGAACGAACGCGACAGGGTTTCCGGTCGGTCGGCTCATTGCAGCATTTCGTGTCGATCTTCTCCGCCGTTCGAAATCTCTTCGTCCCATCCCAGACCAACCGCTCCGCCGCACAAATTCGAACCCATCGACGCCAAGCCATGGCCGCGTGGGAAGCCGTGAGTGCACGGCCTGCCTGA
- a CDS encoding Spy/CpxP family protein refolding chaperone → METNHHQEPASLSGTAQKKSWGKRIAIGGIAIVALAGVGVPGALSQDYGRMQRFGMGGGHGGPDMHMQANFSDGMGFGGHNFGCMFGKVDATPEQEDKLEAIMDKFRDDVRPIICGFRDTRDDVAKLLGAATIDREAVEKLRAERIAAVDKVSRKLTTAMLDAAAVLTAEQRAELVELF, encoded by the coding sequence ATGGAAACGAACCATCATCAGGAACCGGCCAGCCTCTCCGGCACCGCGCAGAAGAAGAGCTGGGGCAAGCGCATCGCCATAGGCGGCATCGCGATAGTGGCGCTTGCCGGCGTCGGCGTCCCTGGCGCGCTCAGCCAGGATTACGGGCGCATGCAGCGCTTCGGCATGGGCGGGGGCCACGGCGGACCCGACATGCACATGCAGGCCAACTTCAGCGATGGGATGGGGTTCGGCGGGCATAACTTTGGGTGCATGTTCGGGAAGGTCGACGCCACACCCGAGCAGGAAGATAAGCTGGAGGCGATCATGGACAAGTTCCGCGACGATGTCCGCCCGATCATATGCGGCTTCCGCGATACGCGAGACGATGTCGCCAAGCTGCTCGGCGCCGCAACCATCGACCGCGAGGCAGTGGAGAAGCTGCGCGCCGAGCGTATCGCGGCGGTCGACAAGGTCTCGCGCAAGCTGACGACGGCGATGCTCGACGCCGCCGCGGTGCTGACGGCCGAGCAGCGGGCGGAGCTGGTCGAACTTTTCTAG
- a CDS encoding IS110 family transposase, whose amino-acid sequence MEEIIRIGVDTSKSVFQLHGVNAAEQPILRKKLSRREMVKFFEKAPPTTVALEACGGSHHWARLLGSFGHDVKLIAPQLAKPYVKRGKNDAADAEALCEAMSRPTMRFVPVKSAEQQASLMLVGVRERLIRNRTQLANAIRGFAMEFGIVAATGMCRIEPLLERIAADQALPELARELFAMHGVEYRDLLAETKVVEEKLTALHRSDECSRRLAEIPGVGPVGASLLMMKTPDPRTFKSGRDFAAWIGLTPKDHSTAGKIRLGVITRAGDEMLRSILVVGATALLQHVRTGRSRHASRWLIELLQRKKPKLVAVALANKIARIAWKLMVSGETYRRPEEQTQAI is encoded by the coding sequence GTGGAAGAGATTATCCGAATTGGTGTCGATACGTCAAAGAGCGTTTTCCAATTGCATGGCGTGAACGCAGCCGAGCAACCAATCCTGCGCAAGAAGCTTTCGCGTAGGGAGATGGTGAAATTCTTCGAGAAAGCACCACCGACCACCGTCGCACTCGAAGCTTGCGGTGGCTCTCATCATTGGGCGAGGTTGTTAGGTTCCTTTGGCCACGACGTAAAATTGATCGCGCCGCAATTGGCCAAGCCTTATGTCAAGCGCGGCAAGAACGACGCGGCGGATGCGGAAGCCTTGTGTGAGGCGATGAGCCGACCCACCATGCGCTTCGTGCCGGTAAAGAGCGCGGAACAGCAGGCTTCGTTAATGCTGGTCGGTGTGCGAGAGAGACTCATCCGCAATCGGACACAGCTTGCCAACGCTATTCGCGGTTTTGCCATGGAGTTCGGCATCGTCGCGGCCACCGGCATGTGCCGGATCGAACCGCTATTGGAGCGCATTGCGGCCGATCAAGCCCTGCCTGAATTGGCCCGCGAGCTCTTTGCCATGCATGGCGTTGAGTATCGAGACTTGCTTGCCGAAACGAAAGTCGTCGAGGAGAAATTAACCGCGTTGCATCGCTCCGATGAATGCAGCAGGCGCCTGGCCGAAATTCCGGGTGTCGGACCGGTCGGCGCGTCGCTTTTGATGATGAAGACCCCAGATCCCCGAACGTTCAAGTCAGGTCGCGATTTTGCCGCTTGGATAGGACTCACGCCCAAAGACCATTCCACCGCAGGCAAGATCAGGCTCGGGGTGATCACCCGAGCTGGCGACGAAATGCTGAGGAGCATATTGGTGGTTGGCGCAACTGCCCTTCTTCAGCATGTCAGAACAGGTCGAAGCAGACATGCTTCCCGATGGCTGATCGAACTCCTGCAACGGAAGAAACCGAAGCTTGTGGCGGTGGCGCTCGCGAATAAGATCGCCCGAATTGCCTGGAAGCTTATGGTGAGCGGCGAAACGTACCGGCGACCGGAAGAACAAACACAGGCAATTTAG
- a CDS encoding transposase translates to MTLEHARGDMVAELSGAAATEELTTVRGRVRQRRLWSCTEKRALVDLASAAGSSVTEVAEAFGVAPSQLYAWRKQMAGGELEADQAMATFARIEVNDLPEVERPVADCPDPAGRIVVAFPNGARLRIEGTVDPTALRIVLAELTS, encoded by the coding sequence ATGACATTGGAACATGCAAGGGGCGATATGGTCGCCGAGTTAAGCGGCGCCGCGGCGACCGAAGAGCTTACAACGGTGCGCGGGCGCGTGCGGCAACGAAGGCTGTGGAGTTGCACTGAGAAGCGCGCGTTGGTCGATCTGGCGAGCGCGGCGGGGTCGTCGGTGACCGAGGTCGCGGAGGCGTTCGGCGTAGCTCCGTCACAGCTCTATGCCTGGCGCAAGCAGATGGCCGGCGGCGAGCTCGAGGCCGATCAGGCGATGGCAACTTTCGCGCGGATCGAAGTGAACGATCTGCCCGAGGTCGAGCGTCCCGTCGCCGATTGCCCGGACCCGGCCGGCAGGATCGTCGTGGCCTTTCCGAACGGCGCGCGATTGCGGATCGAGGGGACCGTCGATCCGACGGCGCTACGTATCGTCCTGGCGGAGTTGACCAGTTGA
- a CDS encoding response regulator transcription factor, giving the protein MADQVLIVDDDRRLSAMVAEYLTGNGFRVRTADTAGAGIAEIARLSPDAVILDVMLPDMDGFEALKRIRANSDVLVLMLTARSDETDRIVGLEIGADDYLPKPFNPRELLARLKTILRRRNAGANASPRILRFGRLEIDPASRSARVDGRDCPMTSYQFNLLVVLAENAGRTLSRVQLMDMVKGEELAFDRSIDVHVSRIRAAIETDPKDPRRIITVRGAGYFFARFQDGDR; this is encoded by the coding sequence ATGGCGGACCAGGTTCTCATCGTCGACGACGACAGGCGCCTGTCCGCCATGGTCGCGGAATATCTGACCGGCAACGGTTTTCGTGTGCGAACGGCGGATACAGCGGGCGCGGGCATTGCCGAGATCGCGCGGCTGTCGCCCGATGCCGTGATTCTCGATGTCATGCTGCCCGACATGGACGGCTTCGAGGCGCTGAAGCGCATCCGCGCGAACTCCGATGTGCTGGTGCTGATGCTGACGGCGCGAAGCGACGAGACCGACCGTATCGTGGGGCTGGAAATAGGCGCCGACGATTATCTGCCGAAGCCTTTCAATCCGCGCGAACTGCTGGCGCGGTTGAAGACGATCCTTCGCCGCCGCAACGCCGGCGCGAACGCCTCGCCCCGCATCCTGCGCTTCGGACGGCTGGAGATCGACCCCGCGTCCCGCTCCGCCCGCGTCGACGGGCGCGACTGCCCGATGACCAGCTACCAGTTCAACCTGCTGGTGGTGCTCGCCGAAAATGCTGGGCGTACGCTGTCGCGCGTGCAGCTCATGGACATGGTCAAGGGCGAAGAACTGGCGTTCGACCGGTCGATCGACGTGCACGTCTCGCGCATCCGCGCCGCGATCGAGACCGATCCGAAAGATCCTCGCCGCATCATTACGGTACGCGGCGCGGGCTATTTCTTTGCCCGTTTCCAGGACGGTGACAGATAA
- a CDS encoding IS110 family transposase translates to MRIIALDVHRSFAQMAILEKGKIRDAGRIDLERSRLLQFAMKLKPDDEIVIEATGNTSAIVRLLSPFVGRVVIANPILVRAIAWAKVKTDKIDAAVLAKLHASGFLPEVWMPDEETETRRRVVAERTQLVSQMTRLKNRIHSVLHANLIPPYKGTLFSKRGRAWLEAQPLAEDQRRVVLRHAGELDRLGGELAQVDKSLAQTALQEPRGKRLMTITGVNVTVALSIVAAIGDVERFSSPEKLVSYFGLNPRVRQSGDKPAYHGRITKQGRAHARSMLVEAAWVISGVPGPLRAFFMRIRDKRGKHVAAVATARKLAVIVWHMLTKDENYIWSRSALLDWKLRKLELTAGYPSLRGGKTKGSAADYSNKSVRESERETIGNAEEVYRRFVATWKQQSPKGRSGAAHEVRRS, encoded by the coding sequence ATGAGAATCATTGCCCTTGATGTTCACCGATCATTCGCCCAAATGGCGATCTTGGAGAAAGGCAAAATCCGGGATGCGGGGAGGATCGATCTTGAACGCAGCCGCCTGTTGCAGTTCGCCATGAAGCTCAAGCCGGATGACGAGATCGTCATCGAGGCAACAGGCAATACAAGTGCGATCGTGCGACTATTGTCGCCTTTTGTGGGCCGCGTGGTTATAGCCAATCCGATCCTGGTCCGGGCCATCGCCTGGGCCAAGGTCAAGACCGACAAGATCGACGCGGCAGTGCTGGCGAAGCTTCATGCGAGTGGCTTTCTGCCTGAAGTCTGGATGCCGGACGAGGAAACCGAGACGCGTCGTCGCGTGGTGGCCGAACGAACGCAGCTCGTCTCCCAGATGACCCGTCTCAAAAACCGAATCCATTCCGTTCTGCACGCCAACCTGATCCCGCCCTACAAGGGCACCCTGTTCTCAAAGCGGGGCAGGGCTTGGCTGGAGGCTCAGCCGCTCGCCGAGGATCAGCGCCGTGTCGTCCTTCGCCATGCCGGTGAACTCGATCGCCTTGGTGGTGAGCTTGCACAAGTAGACAAGAGTCTCGCGCAGACGGCCCTCCAGGAGCCTCGGGGCAAGCGACTGATGACGATCACCGGCGTGAACGTCACGGTCGCGCTGAGTATCGTGGCGGCCATTGGCGATGTCGAACGGTTCTCATCACCGGAAAAGCTTGTCAGCTATTTTGGGCTCAACCCGCGGGTCCGGCAGTCCGGCGACAAGCCGGCCTATCACGGCCGCATCACCAAACAAGGCCGAGCCCACGCGCGGTCGATGCTGGTCGAGGCGGCGTGGGTCATTTCCGGCGTGCCTGGCCCGCTGCGGGCCTTCTTCATGCGCATCCGCGACAAGCGAGGTAAGCACGTTGCCGCGGTCGCGACTGCGCGCAAGCTGGCGGTCATCGTCTGGCACATGCTGACCAAGGACGAAAACTACATCTGGAGCCGCTCGGCGCTCCTGGATTGGAAGCTCCGAAAGCTGGAATTGACCGCCGGCTATCCGTCTCTTCGCGGCGGCAAGACAAAGGGATCTGCTGCCGACTACAGCAACAAGTCGGTACGCGAGAGCGAGCGCGAGACGATCGGCAACGCCGAGGAAGTCTACCGTCGCTTCGTCGCTACATGGAAACAGCAATCGCCGAAGGGGCGCTCGGGCGCCGCACATGAGGTGCGACGATCATAG
- the tnpB gene encoding IS66 family insertion sequence element accessory protein TnpB — translation MITVVPTDRIYLCCGETDMRRGINSLARMVQQVLALDPHTGAIFCFRGRKGHIIKVLAHDDQGFCLFTKRLSDGCFAWPTTKDQVTVSLTKAQLSLLLDGIDWRRPNKIYRPRLAG, via the coding sequence TTGATCACAGTGGTGCCGACCGACCGGATTTACTTGTGCTGCGGTGAGACCGATATGCGCCGCGGGATCAACAGCCTGGCGCGGATGGTGCAGCAGGTGCTCGCGCTCGACCCGCATACCGGCGCGATCTTCTGCTTCCGTGGACGCAAGGGTCATATCATCAAGGTTTTGGCGCATGACGACCAGGGGTTCTGCCTTTTTACAAAACGGCTTTCCGATGGTTGTTTCGCCTGGCCGACCACCAAGGATCAGGTGACCGTGTCGCTCACTAAGGCACAGCTTTCGCTACTTTTGGACGGGATCGATTGGCGCCGGCCGAACAAGATTTATCGACCACGTCTGGCCGGCTAA
- a CDS encoding recombinase family protein, translating into MTEHSKIAAGHQARLAVVYLRQSSASQVENNRESTERQYALSGRARELGWPDERVLVIDEDLGLSGSGSVMRAGFARLTSEVALARVGIVLGLEVSRLARNNADWHRLIELAGLTDTLIGDADGIYHPALFNDRLLLGLKGAMSEAELHVLRARLNGGIRNKAARGELRRGLPIGFVWGEADGEILIHPDEAVAHAIRTVFARFAELGSARRVWLWFREQAMKFPLWLNARTELRWGEASYHAVHSVLANPVYAGAYVYGKYRRETVLDETGARCKRIRKLPMEDWQVLIKDHHQGYIDWPTFEANRERMAANTQPRTHAKAQEQAGGAAREGGALLQGIARCGHCGRRLHTHYRGRTVTPGYHCPGKVVVEGRGVHCLNVGGGQIDEAVVAAFLEALEPVRLTATLEAAERLENDRDAALKQWRLDVERAAFAVNRAERRYCAVDPDNRLVARRLEQEWEEALRALEAAKAELARREEQRPRVLSATEREKLLALGADLASVWYAPTTTPRDRKELLRTLLDEVTLHVDRDEAAALLVLRWKGDATSRLTVALPRSRPATVRTDEDTLALLRRLAPHYPDAVIAGVLNRQGRRTAYGHRFDANRVGYLRKHWKIPACKAKPPAADGDIVTVRQAAAALGVAPSTLHRHVNDGLIPGEQVTPGAPWRIRLTAELKARFLATPGEGFEPIRDAMENLGLSRQVVLQRVKRGELEAVHVVRGQRKGLWIKTIDQNPSLFEQIP; encoded by the coding sequence ATGACTGAACACAGCAAAATCGCCGCCGGTCACCAGGCCCGGCTGGCTGTCGTCTACCTGCGCCAGTCGAGCGCCTCACAGGTGGAGAACAACCGTGAATCGACCGAGCGGCAATACGCGCTCTCCGGTCGGGCGCGCGAGCTGGGTTGGCCGGACGAGCGTGTCCTGGTCATCGACGAGGACCTTGGCCTGTCCGGCTCCGGCAGCGTCATGCGCGCCGGCTTTGCGCGGCTGACCAGCGAGGTGGCGCTGGCCCGGGTCGGCATCGTGCTTGGCCTGGAGGTTTCGCGGCTGGCGCGCAACAATGCCGACTGGCACCGGCTGATCGAGTTGGCCGGGCTGACCGATACGCTGATTGGCGATGCCGACGGGATCTACCACCCGGCTCTGTTCAACGATAGGCTTTTGCTCGGGTTGAAAGGCGCCATGAGCGAGGCCGAATTGCACGTCCTGCGCGCCCGCCTCAATGGCGGCATCCGCAACAAGGCAGCGCGCGGTGAATTGCGCCGCGGCCTACCGATCGGCTTCGTCTGGGGCGAGGCGGACGGCGAGATCCTGATCCATCCCGACGAGGCCGTCGCCCATGCCATCCGCACCGTCTTTGCCCGCTTTGCCGAGCTCGGCTCGGCGCGCCGCGTGTGGCTGTGGTTCCGCGAGCAAGCGATGAAGTTCCCGCTGTGGCTTAATGCACGCACCGAGCTGCGCTGGGGCGAGGCCAGCTACCACGCGGTTCACAGCGTGCTTGCCAATCCAGTCTATGCCGGCGCCTATGTCTATGGCAAGTATCGCCGAGAGACGGTGCTCGACGAAACCGGCGCGCGGTGCAAGCGGATACGCAAGCTGCCGATGGAAGACTGGCAAGTGCTGATCAAGGACCACCACCAGGGCTATATCGATTGGCCCACCTTCGAGGCCAATCGAGAGCGCATGGCGGCCAACACCCAACCCCGGACGCACGCCAAGGCGCAGGAACAGGCCGGTGGCGCCGCCAGAGAGGGTGGCGCCCTGCTGCAGGGCATTGCCCGCTGCGGCCACTGCGGGCGACGGCTGCACACCCATTATCGCGGCCGCACCGTGACGCCGGGCTACCATTGTCCCGGCAAGGTGGTCGTCGAGGGCAGAGGCGTCCATTGCCTCAATGTTGGCGGCGGGCAGATCGATGAAGCCGTGGTGGCGGCCTTCCTGGAGGCGCTGGAGCCGGTGCGCCTGACCGCCACGCTCGAAGCGGCCGAGCGGCTGGAGAACGATCGCGACGCAGCACTCAAGCAATGGCGGCTCGACGTGGAGCGCGCCGCCTTCGCCGTCAACCGCGCCGAGCGCCGCTATTGCGCCGTCGATCCCGACAATCGCCTGGTCGCCCGCAGGCTCGAGCAGGAGTGGGAGGAGGCGTTGCGCGCCCTGGAGGCGGCAAAGGCGGAACTGGCGCGGCGCGAGGAGCAGCGTCCGCGCGTCCTGTCGGCCACGGAGCGGGAAAAGCTGCTTGCCCTCGGGGCCGATCTGGCGAGCGTTTGGTACGCGCCCACCACCACGCCGCGTGACCGCAAGGAATTGCTGCGCACGCTCCTCGATGAGGTCACCCTCCATGTCGATCGCGACGAGGCAGCGGCGCTTCTCGTCCTGCGCTGGAAGGGCGACGCTACGAGTCGCCTCACCGTCGCCTTGCCGCGCTCGCGGCCGGCGACGGTTCGTACCGACGAGGACACGCTGGCGCTGCTGCGGCGGCTGGCACCGCATTATCCCGACGCGGTCATTGCCGGCGTCCTCAACCGCCAGGGCCGCCGAACGGCGTACGGCCACCGGTTTGACGCCAACCGCGTCGGCTATCTGCGTAAGCACTGGAAGATTCCCGCCTGCAAGGCCAAGCCACCAGCCGCCGACGGCGACATCGTCACCGTCCGTCAGGCCGCTGCCGCGCTCGGCGTGGCGCCATCGACGCTTCACCGCCATGTCAACGACGGCCTCATCCCGGGCGAACAGGTGACACCCGGTGCGCCATGGCGCATTCGCCTGACCGCCGAACTCAAGGCCCGCTTCCTGGCCACGCCTGGCGAAGGCTTTGAGCCCATCCGCGACGCCATGGAGAACCTCGGCCTGTCGCGCCAGGTCGTGTTGCAGCGAGTAAAACGCGGCGAACTCGAAGCCGTCCATGTCGTGCGTGGACAGAGAAAAGGCCTATGGATCAAGACGATAGACCAAAATCCCAGCCTCTTCGAACAGATACCGTGA